In Zingiber officinale cultivar Zhangliang chromosome 6A, Zo_v1.1, whole genome shotgun sequence, a single genomic region encodes these proteins:
- the LOC121997703 gene encoding sporulation-specific protein 15-like isoform X1, giving the protein MSRIPKWKIEKTKVKVVFRLQFHATHIPQQGWDKLFISLIPIDVGKTTAKTNKVNVRNGSCKWPDPIYETTRLLQDAKTKTYDEKLYNLLVATGSSRSSFLGEVNINLADFADALRPSSVLLPLTNCDFGTILHVTVQLLTSKTGFREFEQQRELSVRGIQMISSNKNIPVDTEAASPEIVNEVAEKANLRVRFKQDRMKLPSLEQVGESNEEYEDSAGGVDGSSFTSESLNAEKNELQGMHEIDSFSINSADLPLSQRPLPGNEEPSVSQLSAQGRNDWTHGWSSNFSVDNDLTTAYGENNRFRVRLEVAESAFLQLKLEARSLQRITDELGAETKSLSEQLLLELASGEQLSREVSLLKSENAKFRDELEALKSSKAMLQKLDRRASSPLLSIKNQEDDLVDSKLQDDFTVAETHFMYHDLRVQWLESLLLMESNVQEIRNKARLGYCGSDFDLLGSDFEFLGCLISDLKKDIIQVKSFEKSYGDNTYLGGAVHCLNSRVAYHQYDTLKKDIEVPSLRGVDRFDLLTKLEHSTMEKESLTKKLEQMQCYYESLILELEENQKQTVKELENLRNEHSSCLYSTSLLQNQIEKLNQEMNEQYMALSEDRNNLESQNREFERRAIASETALNRVRWNYSIAVDRLQKDLQLLSFQVLSMYETNENLAKQTLLDDKHYDDEWSDEPMTYKDGIVTTINHENYQSSISGVRTNNGLHETSHKYSPHSGTSTSVSCKDSGVPHMQLQSKDDAHVDGFGLYKIRQQAPIFTQVDNIPTADLSTVKHIDEFSSRSLLDDAVLSSQRNGLYAEADRQNMTDADDIQELRKSLQRLEVLHSDTEAEALEMYFLNVNLKVFSDVLLGALHDAYDGVQHMKEKVLELAQQLQHATEGKENYVLKLHKAVEDSRILMDDNAKCISRCQDLTLKNQILEAKLEDVLCESTFHSEKIAKYEKMFAEFKAYETMYNACIEERNKFKSMLNKESQQKQCLQTEMRSMNSDFKLLKEEFDKAASENDKMQTCIANIQEKLRHLSASMISCNEQINCFALDGISVSHQLEAGNYVQFIASLEQFQQEMTQKILQLLKENMNIMEERDISQRSQNNTELNCLNMKQKFESDINAVTEKLVVSNALVEKLQKELQNASEKLKISSDTEEKTESINRELSSKLATLEMELQQAVEENKDLVNQLILLASVKEDLEKTQISLTYCMEEKRSLLMSIQSKNEASTQMENEIYSLKQSLQLIQRDMQTEKRMRKGLDDAVASLSAQLEEKECQLLSLYEGKMEVAQLQDMILELERTSIGYKDQLMKSEESRSSLESENSSLKVEVVDVRNQLAELLETSLASEIEVTIMRSHLCDRMQDSFVQLKTVERKLEEMTLKNADLTASLDTLAEKESLLIDKNGKLSIVLQSLQSDFDIIFREKESLIDYVNKKNAELEEVQLRAATVEADSNCHMKKYESEICQLKNIMIFCEEEVCNLRSSRDALEITNVVLKSKLEEQHRKISLLEDCESQLRALQEHNEEFSCRLSEQVLKTEEYKNLSNLLREQRDKAEAECLQAREKKENERSSQESLRIAFIKEQYESKIQELKNQSFVSKKYAEEMLLKLQNALDEVESRKKTEVSLVKKFEDLSEKISNLECELVTVLTERKELAKAHDRITNELECTVLNLECCREKSLKLENSLKKSNAEKLKLEDSLKECNEEKNNVRVELDLVKRLFENLALDGSVNHEGNSDSDFPSITSIEQILQDDSFELSAVFEELPNYKDTNLGIDASTVDFTNSPKNTDVGVVLPTIADEKSCSYSPPNSTAFKDTESALGQQSKFTDNITDITDIEEHFKEQQKLMSGIGMLQKELEKLRNENLSSLIPLEEQFLSSHQILERDLSQLDLANEQLGSIFPLFKELPESGNALERVLALELELAEALQSKKISDFHVQSSFLKQHDNEALVFQSFRHINELIKEMLELKTRYTAVETELKEMQGRYSQLSLQFAEVEGERQKLVMTLKARAPTRS; this is encoded by the exons ATGTCGAGGATTCCTAAATGGAAGATTGAAAAGACAAAAGTGAAAGTCGTCTTCCGCCTACAGTTTCATGCGACACAT ATTCCACAACAAGGGTGGGACAAGTTGTTTATATCTCTTATCCCCATCGATGTGGGCAAAACAACTGCAAAAACAAATAAAGTTAATGTCAGAAATGGGAGCTGCAAGTGGCCAGATCCGATCTATGAAACTACAAGACTTCTCCAGGATGCAAAGACTAAAACATATGATGAGAAGCTGTACAATCTTCTGGTGGCTACG GGGTCTTCCAGGTCAAGTTTCCTTGGAGAAGTTAATATCAACCTTGCAGACTTTGCAGATGCATTAAGACCTTCATCTGTTTTGTTACCTCTTACTAATTGTGATTTTGGAACAATTTTACAT GTCACGGTCCAACTTCTTACTTCCAAAACTGGTTTCAG AGAATTTGAGCAGCAAAGGGAACTGAGTGTAAGGGGGATTCAGATGATATCTAGCAATAAAAATATTCCGGTTGATACCGAAGCTGCATCACCAGAGATAGTTAATGAAGTAGCAGAAAAG GCTAATCTGAGAGTCAGATTTAAACAAGATAGAATGAAGCTTCCTTCACTTGAACAAGTAGGAGAATCAAATGAAGAGTATGAAGATTCAGCCGGTGGGGTGGATGGCTCATCCTTCACATCTGAAAGTTTAAATGCTGAAAAGAATGAACTTCAAGGCATGCATGAAATAGATAGCTTCAGTATTAACTCTGCTGATTTGCCCCTTAGCCAGAGGCCTTTGCCTGGAAATGAGGAACCCAGTGTCAGTCAGCTCTCTGCACAGGGGAGGAACGATTGGACACATGGATGGAGTTCGAATTTTTCTGTTGATAATGATCTAACTACAGCTTATGGAGAGAACAACCGATTCAGAGTGAGATTGGAAGTCGCAGAGTCAGCATTTTTACAGCTTAAGTTGGAAGCAAGGTCATTACAGCGAATTACAGATGAATTAGGTGCAGAAACTAAAAGCTTATCCGAACAACTTTTACTTGAGCTAGCTTCAGGAGAACAATTGAGTCGGGAAGTGTCCTTGTTAAAATCAGAGAATGCAAAGTTCAGAGATGAACTGGAAGCCTTAAAATCTTCCAAAGCTATGCTCCAAAAACTTGACAGGAGAGCTTCTAGTCCTTTGTTGTCAATCAAGAACCAGGAAGATGATTTAGTTGATAGTAAGCTTCAGGATGATTTTACAGTTGCTGAAACTCACTTCATGTACCATGATTTGCGGGTCCAATGGCTTGAGAGTCTACTGCTAATGGAGAGCAATGTCCAGGAAATCCGAAATAAGGCTCGTTTAGGGTATTGTGGAAGTGATTTTGATTTACTGGGTTctgattttgagtttctaggatgTTTAATCAGTGACCTTAAAAAAGATATTATCCAAGTAAAGAGTTTTGAGAAATCTTATGGAGATAACACATATCTTGGGGGTGCAGTTCATTGCCTGAATTCTCGTGTTGCATATCACCAGTACGACACACTTAAGAAAGATATTGAAGTGCCAAGTTTAAGAGGGGTTGATAGGTTTGACCTTTTAACAAAACTAGAGCATTCAACAATGGAAAAAGAAAGTCTTACCAAAAAGTTAGAGCAGATGCAATGTTACTATGAATCACTAATATTGGAATTGGAGGAAAACCAGAAGCAGACAGTTAAGGAACTGGAAAATCTCAGAAATGAACACTCCTCCTGTCTGTACTCAACATCTCTTCTTCAAAACCAGATTGAAAAATTGAATCAAGAGATGAATGAACAGTATATGGCTCTTTCTGAAGATAGGAACAACTTAGAATCTCAAAATAGAGAATTCGAGAGAAGGGCTATTGCTTCAGAAACTGCACTAAATAGGGTTCGCTGGAACTATTCAATAGCAGTTGATCGCTTGCAAAAAGATCTTCAATTACTATCTTTCCAAGTTTTGTCTATGTATGAGACAAATGAAAACCTGGCAAAGCAAACTTTGCTTGATGATAAGCACTATGATGATGAATGGTCTGATGAGCCCATGACATATAAGGATGGCATTGTGACTACAATCAATCACGAAAACTACCAGTCGAGCATTTCAGGAGTTCGGACAAACAATGGACTTCATGAAACCAGTCACAAATATTCTCCTCATAGTGGGACATCCACATCTGTTTCCTGTAAAGACAGTGGAGTGCCCCACATGCAGTTGCAAAGTAAGGATGATGCACATGTAGATGGATTTGGTTTATATAAGATTAGACAACAGGCTCCTATTTTTACTCAGGTTGACAACATCCCTACTGCTGATCTTTCCACTGTGAAACATATAGATGAATTTTCTTCTAGATCATTACTGGATGATGCTGTGTTAAGCAGTCAAAGGAATGGTTTATATGCTGAAGCAGACAGACAAAACATGACTGATGCAGATGACATACAGGAGTTGAGAAAATCACTTCAGAGGTTGGAAGTACTTCATTCTGATACTGAAGCTGAAGCTTTGGAAATGTATTTTCTTAATGTGAATTTAAAGGTTTTCTCTGATGTTTTACTTGGGGCATTGCATGATGCATACGATGGCGTCCAGCATATGAAAGAAAAGGTGCTTGAACTTGCACAACAGCTACAGCATGCTACAGAAGGTAAGGAGAATTATGTGCTTAAGCTGCATAAAGCAGTTGAGGATTCAAGAATACTGATGGATGATAATGCCAAATGCATCTCTAGATGCCAAGATCTAACACTGAAGAACCAGATTTTGGAAGCAAAACTCGAAGATGTCTTATGTGAAAGTACTTTTCATAGTGAGAAAATTGCAAAATACGAGAAGATGTTTGCGGAATTTAAAGCTTATGAAACAATGTACAATGCATGCATCGAAGAAAGGAACAAGTTCAAAAGTATGTTGAACAAGGAAAGCCAACAGAAACAATGTCTTCAGACTGAAATGAGATCAATGAATTCAGATTTCAAATTACTAAAGGAAGAATTTGACAAGGCTGCTTCTGAAAATGATAAAATGCAAACTTGTATTGCTAATATTCAAGAGAAATTAAGGCATTTATCTGCTTCGATGATTTCTTGCAATGAGCAAATAAATTGTTTTGCTCTTGATGGCATCTCTGTATCACATCAATTGGAAGCCGGAAATTATGTGCAATTTATTGCAAGTCTGGAACAGTTCCAGCAAGAAATGACACAGAAGATACTTCAGTTGCTTAAAGAGAATATGAATATAATGGAAGAGAGAGATATTTCTCAGAGATCTCAAAACAACACAGAACTAAATTGTCTGAATATGAAGCAGAAGTTTGAATCTGATATAAATGCAGTAACTGAAAAGCTAGTAGTGTCCAATGCTTTGGTTGAAAAGCTTCAAAAAGAACTACAAAATGCTTCCGAGAAGCTTAAGATCAGTTCAGATACTGAAGAGAAAACCGAATCTATCAATAGAGAACTGTCATCAAAATTGGCAACCTTAGAAATGGAATTGCAGCAGGCTGTTGAAGAGAACAAGGATCTAGTTAACCAGCTAATTCTACTAGCAAGTGTTAAGGAGGATCTTGAAAAAACTCAGATCAGTCTTACGTATTGTatggaagagaagaggagtttgtTGATGTCTATACAGTCGAAGAATGAGGCTTCCACCCAAATGGAAAATGAGATTTACAGTTTGAAACAAAGTCTGCAACTCATCCAGAGAGACATGCAGACAGAGAAAAGAATGAGAAAGGGACTTGATGATGCAGTTGCAAGCCTTTCAGCACAGTTGGAGGAAAAAGAATGTCAGCTGTTATCTTTATATGAAGGAAAAATGGAAGTGGCACAGCTGCAGGATATGATTTTGGAGTTAGAAAGAACAAGCATTGGGTATAAGGATCAACTTATGAAGAGTGAAGAAAGCCGAAGTAGTTTAGAGAGTGAGAACTCATCCTTAAAAGTTGAAGTTGTGGATGTGAGAAATCAATTGGCAGAACTTCTCGAGACTTCACTGGCCTCTGAAATTGAAGTTACAATTATGCGAAGTCATTTATGTGACAGGATGCAGGATTCCTTTGTACAACTTAAGACAGTAGAAAGAAAGCTTGAGGAGATGACTTTAAAAAATGCAGATCTTACTGCTTCACTTGACACACTTGCTGAGAAAGAATCACTGTTAATAGACAAAAATGGAAAGTTATCGATAGTTCTTCAGTCATTACAatctgattttgatattattttccGGGAGAAAGAGAGCCTTATTGATTACGTAAACAAAAAAAATGCAGAACTTGAAGAGGTGCAGCTTAGAGCTGCAACAGTGGAAGCTGACAGTAATTGCCATATGAAGAAATATGAAAGTGAGATTTGTCAGCTGAAAAATATTATGATCTTTTGTGAAGAAGAAGTGTGCAACTTAAGGTCATCTAGGGATGCATTAGAAATTACAAATGTGGTACTGAAATCTAAACTAGAGGAAcaacatagaaaaatatcattgcTTGAGGACTGTGAGTCTCAGTTGAGAGCCTTACAAGAGCACAACGAGGAGTTTAGTTGTAGACTCTCAGAACAGGTATTGAAGACAGAAGAATATAAGAACCTGTCCAACCTTCTAAGGGAACAAAGAGATAAAGCAGAGGCAGAGTGTCTTCAGGCTcgagaaaagaaggagaatgaGAGATCATCACAGGAGTCACTGAGAATTGCTTTTATTAAAGAACAGTATGAGTCCAAGATCCAGGAGCTAAAAAATCAGTCGTTTGTCTCCAAGAAGTATGCAGAAGAAATGCTATTGAAATTGCAAAATGCTCTTGATGAAGTTGAGAGCAGAAAGAAAACTGAGGTTTCTCTAGTGAAAAAATTTGAAGACTTGTCAGAGAAAATATCTAATTTGGAGTGTGAGCTAGTTACAGTTCTGACCGAGAGAAAAGAATTAGCCAAAGCTCATGATAGGATAACCAATGAACTGGAGTGCACTGTTCTGAACCTCGAGTGTTGCAGGGAAAAAAGCCTAAAGCTTGAAAACTCCCTGAAGAAAAGCAATGCTGAGAAGCTAAAGCTTGAAGATTCCTTAAAGGAGTGtaatgaagaaaaaaataatgTGAGAGTTGAGCTTGACCTGGTTAAGAGGTTGTTTGAGAATTTGGCCTTAGATGGATCTGTTAACCATGAAGGCAATAGTGACTCTGATTTCCCTTCCATAACGTCAATTGAGCAAATTTTGCAAGATGACAGCTTTGAATTGTCAGCAGTCTTCGAAGAATTGCCAAATTACAAAGATACTAATTTGGGAATAGATGCTTCAACTGTGGATTTCACAAATTCTCCTAAGAATACAGATGTTGGAGTTGTGCTGCCAACTATTGCTGATGAGAAATCATGCTCTTATTCCCCTCCAAACTCAACAGCTTTTAAG GACACTGAAAGTGCACTTGGCCAACAATCCAAATTCACGGATAATATAACAGATATAACTGACATTGAGGAGCACTTCAAAGAGCAGCAGAAGTTGATGTCTGGCATAGGCATGCTACAGAAGGAG TTGGAGAAGCTAAGAAATGAGAATTTATCATCACTAATTCCTTTAGAAGAACAATTTCTATCATCCCATCAGATTTTAGAGAGAGATTTATCACAACTTGACCTG GCAAATGAGCAACTGGGAAGCATATTTCCTTTATTCAAGGAACTTCCTGAAAGTGGCAATGCATTGGAAAGAGTACTTGCTTTGGAACTTGAGCTTGCAGAAGCATTGCAGTCAAAAAAGATATCAGATTTCCACGTACAAAG CTCATTCCTGAAACAACACGACAACGAGGCATTAGTCTTCCAGAGCTTCAGGCACATCAATGAACTGATAAAAGAGATGCTGGAGTTGAAGACTCGATATACTGCCGTCGAAACTGAGCTCAAAGAGATGCAAGGTCGATACTCTCAACTCAGTCTGCAGTTTGCGGAGGTAGAGGGCGAGAGGCAAAAACTAGTAATGACCCTCAAAGCTCGAGCACCTACAAGATCATAG